The following are encoded together in the Dama dama isolate Ldn47 chromosome 29, ASM3311817v1, whole genome shotgun sequence genome:
- the RANBP6 gene encoding ran-binding protein 6 isoform X3 — protein sequence MAASGSAGVPATVSGKQEFYQLLKNLINPSCMVRRQAEEIYENIPGSSSKGEGSSLYYTWTNGYRFCT from the exons ATGGCGGCGTCCGGGTCTGCCGGAGTACCGGCGACCGTGTCGGGAAAGCAAGAGTTTTACCAGCTTCTGAAGAACCTGATCAATCCAAGCTGTATGGTGCGGCGGCAGGCAGAGGAAATCTATGAAAATATCCCAG gATCCTCATCCAAGGGTGAGGGCAGCAGCCTGTACTACACTTGGACAAATGGCTACAGATTTTGCACCTAA
- the RANBP6 gene encoding ran-binding protein 6 isoform X1, with amino-acid sequence MAASGSAGVPATVSGKQEFYQLLKNLINPSCMVRRQAEEIYENIPGLCKTTFLLDAVRNRRAGYEVRQMAAALLRRLLSSGFEEVYPNLPSDVQRDVKIELILAVKLETHASMRKKLCDIFAVLARNLIDEDGTNHWPEGLKFLVDSIYSKNVVLWEVALHVFWHFPGIFGNQERHDLDIIKRLLDQCIQDQEHPAIRTLSARAAAAFVLANENNIGLFKDFADLLPGILQAVNDSCYQDDDSVLESLVEIADTVPKYLGPYLEDTLQLSLKLCGDSRLSNLQRQLALEVIVTLSETATPMLKKHTNIIAQAVPHILAMMVDLQDDEDWVNADEMEEDDFDSNAVAAESALDRLACGLGGKLVLPMTKDHIMQMLQSPDWKYRHAGLMALSAIGEGCHQQMESILDETVNSVLLFLQDPHPRVRAAACTTLGQMATDFAPNFQKKFHETVIAALLRTMENQGNQRVQSHAASALIIFIEDCPKSLLVLYLDSMVRNLHSILVIKLQELIRNGTKLALEQLVTTIASVADTIEEKFVPYYDIFMPSLKHTVELAVQKELKLLKGKTIECISHVGLAVGKEKFMQDASNVMQLLLKTQSDLNNMEDDDPQTSYMVSAWARMCKILGSDFQQYLPLVIEPLIKTASAKPDVALLDTQDVENMSDDDGWQFVNLGDQQSFGIKTSGLEAKATACQMLVYYAKELREGFVDYTEQVVKLMVPLLKFYFHDNVRVAAAESLPFLLECARIRGPEYLAQMWQFICDPLIKAIGTEPDTDVLSEIMNSFAKSIEVMGDGCLNDEHLEELGEILKAKLEGHFKNQELRQVKRQEENYDQQVEMSLQDEDECDVYILTKVSDILHSLFSTYKEKILPWFEQLLPLIVNLICSNRPWPDRQWGLCIFDDIIEHCSPTSFKYVEYFRWPMLLNMRDNNPEVRQAAAYGLGVMAQFGGDDYRSLCSEAVPLLVKVIKCANSKTKKNVIATENCISAVGKILRFKPNCVNVDEVLPHWLSWLPLHEDKEEAIQTLSFLCDLIESNHPIVLGPNNSNLPKIISIIAEGKINETINYEDPCAKRLANVVRQVQTSEELWLECISHLDDEQQEALQELLNFA; translated from the coding sequence ATGGCGGCGTCCGGGTCTGCCGGAGTACCGGCGACCGTGTCGGGAAAGCAAGAGTTTTACCAGCTTCTGAAGAACCTGATCAATCCAAGCTGTATGGTGCGGCGGCAGGCAGAGGAAATCTATGAAAATATCCCAGGTCTGTGTAAGACTACATTCCTCTTAGATGCCGTCAGAAATAGAAGAGCGGGTTATGAGGTGAGACAAATGGCTGCCGCCCTGCTACGACGGCTTTTGTCCTCTGGGTTTGAGGAAGTCTATCCAAATCTGCCTTCTGATGTTCAGAGGGACGTCAAGATTGAACTGATACTGGCTGTTAAGTTAGAAACACATGCTAGTATGAGGAAAAAACTTTGTGACATTTTTGCAGTGCTGGCCAGGAATTTGATAGATGAGGATGGCACTAACCACTGGCCTGAAGGTCTGAAGTTCCTTGTTGACTCAATCTACTCTAAAAATGTGGTTCTATGGGAAGTTGCACTTCACGTTTTCTGGCACTTTCCGGGGATTTTTGGGAACCAGGAGCGGCACGATTTGGATATCATCAAACGGTTGTTGGACCAGTGTATTCAAGATCAAGAACATCCAGCAATCAGGACATTATCTGCTAGAGCTGCAGCTGCATTTGTACTTGCTAATGAGAATAATATTGGTCTTTTCAAAGACTTTGCAGACTTGCTTCCTGGAATCTTACAGGCTGTGAATGATTCATGCTACCAGGATGATGATTCAGTGCTAGAATCCCTTGTGGAGATTGCAGATACTGTACCTAAATATTTGGGTCCTTATTTAGAAGATACTCTGCAACTGAGTCTAAAGTTATGTGGAGACTCTAGACTTAGTAATCTGCAACGCCAGCTGGCACTTGAAGTAATAGTGACCTTGTCTGAAACTGCCACCCCAATGTtgaaaaaacatacaaatattaTTGCACAGGCAGTTCCTCATATATTAGCAATGATGGTTGATCTACAAGATGATGAGGACTGGGTAAATGCTGATGAAATGGAAGAAGATGATTTTGACAGCAATGCAGTTGCTGCTGAGAGTGCATTAGACAGACTGGCTTGTGGGCTCGGTGGAAAACTTGTTTTACCAATGACTAAGGACCATATCATGCAGATGCTACAGAGCCCTGACTGGAAATACCGACATGCTGGATTAATGGCCTTATCTGCTATTGGAGAAGGATGCCATCAACAAATGGAATCAATTTTAGATGAAACAGTTAactctgttttgctttttcttcaggATCCTCATCCAAGGGTGAGGGCAGCAGCCTGTACTACACTTGGACAAATGGCTACAGATTTTGCACCTAACTTCCAAAAGAAATTCCATGAAACTGTGATTGCAGCTCTGTTGCGTACTATGGAAAATCAAGGTAATCAGCGTGTACAGTCACATGCAGCTTCTgcacttattatttttattgaagactGCCCCAAATCATTGCTGGTTCTATATTTGGATAGTATGGTAAGAAATCTACATTCCATCTTGGTGATTAAACTTCAAGAGTTGATTCGCAATGGAACTAAGTTGGCCTTAGAACAGCTTGTGACAACCATTGCCTCAGTTGCAGATACAATAGAAGAAAAATTTGTACCATACTATGATATATTTATGCCCTCACTAAAGCATACTGTTGAGCTTGCTGTTCAAAAGGAACTCAAACTTCTGAAAGGAAAGACTATTGAATGCATTAGCCATGTTGGTCTTGCTGTTGGTAAAGAAAAATTTATGCAAGATGCATCAAATGTGATGCAGTTATTGTTGAAGACACAATCAGACTTAAATAATATGGAAGATGATGACCCTCAGACCTCTTACATGGTTTCAGCATGGGCTAGAATGTGTAAAATTCTTGGAAGTGATTTTCAACAGTACCTTCCACTGGTTATTGAGCCTCTTATTAAGACTGCTTCAGCTAAACCTGACGTTGCTCTCTTAGACACACAAGATGTGGAGAATATGAGTGATGATGATGGATGGCAATTTGTAAATCTTGGAGACCAGCAAAGTTTTGGAATTAAAACTTCAGGACTTGAAGCAAAAGCAACTGCTTGCCAGATGTTGGTTTATTATGCTAAGGAGTTAAGAGAAGGATTTGTGGACTATACAGAACAAGTTGTAAAACTGATGGTTCctttattgaaattttatttccatgacAATGTTCGAGTGGCAGCTGCAGAGTCCTTGCCTTTTCTCCTGGAATGTGCAAGAATTCGTGGGCCAGAGTATCTTGCACAGATGTGGCAATTCATATGTGATCCCTTAATCAAGGCTATTGGGACCGAACCTGATACAGATGTACTCTCAGAAATAATGAATTCTTTTGCAAAATCCATTGAAGTAATGGGAGATGGGTGCCTTAATGATGAACACTTGGAAGAACTGGGAGAAATACTGAAAGCAAAACTTGAAGGGCACTTTAAAAACCAAGAACTAAGACAGGTTAAAAGACAGGAAGAAAACTATGATCAACAGGTTGAAATGTCTCTGCAAGATGAGGATGAATGTGATGTTTATATTCTGACCAAAGTATCAGATATTTTGCACTCATTATTTAGTACTTACAAGGAAAAGATTTTACCGTGGTTTGAACAGCTACTTCCATTAATTGTAAATCTAATTTGTTCTAATAGGCCATGGCCAGACAGACAGTGGGGATTGTGCATATTTGATGATATCATAGAGCACTGCAGTCCAACCTCATTTAAATATGTTGAATATTTTCGGTGGCCAATGCTACTAAATATGCGAGACAACAACCCTGAAGTCAGGCAAGCTGCTGCTTATGGCCTGGGTGTTATGGCACAGTTTGGTGGAGATGATTATCGTTCTTTATGTTCAGAAGCTGTTCCGCTGCTGGTAAAAGTTATTAAGTGTGCAAAttccaaaaccaaaaaaaatgtCATTGCTACAGAGAACTGTATCTCAGCAGTAGGGAAGATTTTGAGGTTTAAGCCTAACTGTGTAAATGTAGATGAAGTTCTTCCACACTGGTTGTCATGGCTTCCACTGCATGAGGATAAAGAGGAAGCTATTCAGACTTTGAGTTTTCTCTGTGACTTAATTGAAAGTAACCACCCCATTGTACTTGGTCCAAATAATTCCAATCTTCCAAAAATAATTAGTATAATTGCAGAAGGAAAAATTAATGAGACTATTAACTATGAAGATCCTTGTGCCAAACGCCTAGCTAATGTTGTACGTCAGGTACAGACTTCTGAAGAATTATGGTTGGAATGCATTTCCCATCTTGATGATGAGCAGCAGGAAGCCTTACAGGAATTGCTAAATTTTGCTTGA
- the RANBP6 gene encoding ran-binding protein 6 isoform X2 translates to MAASGSAGVPATVSGKQEFYQLLKNLINPSCMVRRQAEEIYENIPGLCKTTFLLDAVRNRRAGYEDPHPRVRAAACTTLGQMATDFAPNFQKKFHETVIAALLRTMENQGNQRVQSHAASALIIFIEDCPKSLLVLYLDSMVRNLHSILVIKLQELIRNGTKLALEQLVTTIASVADTIEEKFVPYYDIFMPSLKHTVELAVQKELKLLKGKTIECISHVGLAVGKEKFMQDASNVMQLLLKTQSDLNNMEDDDPQTSYMVSAWARMCKILGSDFQQYLPLVIEPLIKTASAKPDVALLDTQDVENMSDDDGWQFVNLGDQQSFGIKTSGLEAKATACQMLVYYAKELREGFVDYTEQVVKLMVPLLKFYFHDNVRVAAAESLPFLLECARIRGPEYLAQMWQFICDPLIKAIGTEPDTDVLSEIMNSFAKSIEVMGDGCLNDEHLEELGEILKAKLEGHFKNQELRQVKRQEENYDQQVEMSLQDEDECDVYILTKVSDILHSLFSTYKEKILPWFEQLLPLIVNLICSNRPWPDRQWGLCIFDDIIEHCSPTSFKYVEYFRWPMLLNMRDNNPEVRQAAAYGLGVMAQFGGDDYRSLCSEAVPLLVKVIKCANSKTKKNVIATENCISAVGKILRFKPNCVNVDEVLPHWLSWLPLHEDKEEAIQTLSFLCDLIESNHPIVLGPNNSNLPKIISIIAEGKINETINYEDPCAKRLANVVRQVQTSEELWLECISHLDDEQQEALQELLNFA, encoded by the exons ATGGCGGCGTCCGGGTCTGCCGGAGTACCGGCGACCGTGTCGGGAAAGCAAGAGTTTTACCAGCTTCTGAAGAACCTGATCAATCCAAGCTGTATGGTGCGGCGGCAGGCAGAGGAAATCTATGAAAATATCCCAGGTCTGTGTAAGACTACATTCCTCTTAGATGCCGTCAGAAATAGAAGAGCGGGTTATGAG gATCCTCATCCAAGGGTGAGGGCAGCAGCCTGTACTACACTTGGACAAATGGCTACAGATTTTGCACCTAACTTCCAAAAGAAATTCCATGAAACTGTGATTGCAGCTCTGTTGCGTACTATGGAAAATCAAGGTAATCAGCGTGTACAGTCACATGCAGCTTCTgcacttattatttttattgaagactGCCCCAAATCATTGCTGGTTCTATATTTGGATAGTATGGTAAGAAATCTACATTCCATCTTGGTGATTAAACTTCAAGAGTTGATTCGCAATGGAACTAAGTTGGCCTTAGAACAGCTTGTGACAACCATTGCCTCAGTTGCAGATACAATAGAAGAAAAATTTGTACCATACTATGATATATTTATGCCCTCACTAAAGCATACTGTTGAGCTTGCTGTTCAAAAGGAACTCAAACTTCTGAAAGGAAAGACTATTGAATGCATTAGCCATGTTGGTCTTGCTGTTGGTAAAGAAAAATTTATGCAAGATGCATCAAATGTGATGCAGTTATTGTTGAAGACACAATCAGACTTAAATAATATGGAAGATGATGACCCTCAGACCTCTTACATGGTTTCAGCATGGGCTAGAATGTGTAAAATTCTTGGAAGTGATTTTCAACAGTACCTTCCACTGGTTATTGAGCCTCTTATTAAGACTGCTTCAGCTAAACCTGACGTTGCTCTCTTAGACACACAAGATGTGGAGAATATGAGTGATGATGATGGATGGCAATTTGTAAATCTTGGAGACCAGCAAAGTTTTGGAATTAAAACTTCAGGACTTGAAGCAAAAGCAACTGCTTGCCAGATGTTGGTTTATTATGCTAAGGAGTTAAGAGAAGGATTTGTGGACTATACAGAACAAGTTGTAAAACTGATGGTTCctttattgaaattttatttccatgacAATGTTCGAGTGGCAGCTGCAGAGTCCTTGCCTTTTCTCCTGGAATGTGCAAGAATTCGTGGGCCAGAGTATCTTGCACAGATGTGGCAATTCATATGTGATCCCTTAATCAAGGCTATTGGGACCGAACCTGATACAGATGTACTCTCAGAAATAATGAATTCTTTTGCAAAATCCATTGAAGTAATGGGAGATGGGTGCCTTAATGATGAACACTTGGAAGAACTGGGAGAAATACTGAAAGCAAAACTTGAAGGGCACTTTAAAAACCAAGAACTAAGACAGGTTAAAAGACAGGAAGAAAACTATGATCAACAGGTTGAAATGTCTCTGCAAGATGAGGATGAATGTGATGTTTATATTCTGACCAAAGTATCAGATATTTTGCACTCATTATTTAGTACTTACAAGGAAAAGATTTTACCGTGGTTTGAACAGCTACTTCCATTAATTGTAAATCTAATTTGTTCTAATAGGCCATGGCCAGACAGACAGTGGGGATTGTGCATATTTGATGATATCATAGAGCACTGCAGTCCAACCTCATTTAAATATGTTGAATATTTTCGGTGGCCAATGCTACTAAATATGCGAGACAACAACCCTGAAGTCAGGCAAGCTGCTGCTTATGGCCTGGGTGTTATGGCACAGTTTGGTGGAGATGATTATCGTTCTTTATGTTCAGAAGCTGTTCCGCTGCTGGTAAAAGTTATTAAGTGTGCAAAttccaaaaccaaaaaaaatgtCATTGCTACAGAGAACTGTATCTCAGCAGTAGGGAAGATTTTGAGGTTTAAGCCTAACTGTGTAAATGTAGATGAAGTTCTTCCACACTGGTTGTCATGGCTTCCACTGCATGAGGATAAAGAGGAAGCTATTCAGACTTTGAGTTTTCTCTGTGACTTAATTGAAAGTAACCACCCCATTGTACTTGGTCCAAATAATTCCAATCTTCCAAAAATAATTAGTATAATTGCAGAAGGAAAAATTAATGAGACTATTAACTATGAAGATCCTTGTGCCAAACGCCTAGCTAATGTTGTACGTCAGGTACAGACTTCTGAAGAATTATGGTTGGAATGCATTTCCCATCTTGATGATGAGCAGCAGGAAGCCTTACAGGAATTGCTAAATTTTGCTTGA